A genomic window from Martelella lutilitoris includes:
- a CDS encoding dihydrodipicolinate synthase family protein, whose protein sequence is MLADSDLRGVVGACVTPVTPEFEIDVQRLKSHMEFVLAEGCSFVSEFGTTGEGASFSTRQKAAALRALAAAGMDMKRHIPGVVASAVDEAGGMLAAIADVGARAALVIPPYYYTPSSNEAVADFYEAMIRRAGSPDIEIVLYNFPHFSGVTFDVPLVEVMLERFGERIIGIKDSTGNLADGLKLIEAFPQLSIFTGDDRILPEMVAAGGAGMIGGMTNPYPADTVRLYSGPVTDALRVRASRRIEAVDAHGGATALKALVAEMRGDDAFRRTVPPLSPAGSDVMQKVRVADEPVAG, encoded by the coding sequence ATGCTGGCGGACAGTGATCTCAGAGGCGTTGTGGGGGCGTGCGTCACGCCGGTGACGCCCGAATTTGAAATCGACGTTCAGCGCCTCAAGTCGCATATGGAATTCGTGCTTGCCGAAGGCTGTTCATTCGTTTCCGAATTCGGCACGACGGGCGAGGGGGCTTCCTTCTCGACCCGTCAGAAGGCGGCCGCCTTGCGCGCGCTCGCCGCAGCCGGAATGGATATGAAACGCCATATCCCGGGCGTTGTTGCCTCTGCCGTCGATGAGGCCGGCGGCATGCTTGCGGCGATCGCGGACGTCGGCGCACGCGCGGCGCTGGTGATCCCGCCCTATTATTACACGCCGTCCTCGAACGAGGCGGTTGCCGACTTCTATGAGGCGATGATCAGGCGGGCCGGATCGCCGGATATCGAGATCGTGCTTTACAATTTCCCGCACTTTTCCGGCGTCACATTCGACGTGCCGCTGGTCGAGGTCATGCTGGAGCGGTTCGGAGAACGCATCATCGGCATCAAGGATTCCACCGGCAACCTTGCCGACGGCCTGAAGCTGATCGAGGCTTTTCCGCAATTGTCGATCTTCACCGGCGATGACCGGATCCTGCCGGAAATGGTTGCCGCCGGCGGCGCTGGTATGATCGGTGGTATGACAAATCCCTATCCCGCTGATACAGTAAGGCTCTATTCCGGGCCGGTTACCGATGCGTTGCGCGTTCGGGCCAGTCGGCGGATCGAGGCCGTGGATGCGCATGGCGGCGCCACGGCGTTGAAGGCGCTGGTTGCGGAAATGCGCGGCGACGATGCCTTCCGCCGAACGGTGCCGCCGCTTTCGCCGGCCGGTTCGGACGTCATGCAGAAGGTTCGCGTCGCGGACGAGCCGGTTGCCGGATGA
- a CDS encoding VOC family protein: MLKGFEHVGMTVSNIDKSLNFYVDLLGLKLVVRRSGDERSDGAPIDRQRAGHQLCFLDAGNGMLEIMGPATGALKAEDVAAGRAGLRHLTFRFDDVEALYARLEAAGVEMVEAPRQAYNRDIISKVAFCRDPDGILIELVER; this comes from the coding sequence ATGCTGAAGGGTTTCGAGCATGTCGGCATGACCGTCAGCAACATCGACAAGAGCCTGAATTTCTACGTCGATCTGCTCGGCCTGAAACTGGTCGTCCGTCGCTCCGGCGACGAGCGCTCCGATGGCGCGCCGATCGACCGGCAGAGGGCCGGCCATCAGCTCTGCTTTCTGGATGCCGGCAACGGCATGCTGGAGATCATGGGGCCTGCGACCGGCGCGCTCAAGGCCGAGGATGTCGCCGCCGGACGCGCCGGCCTTCGCCACCTGACCTTTCGTTTCGACGATGTCGAGGCGCTTTACGCAAGGCTGGAGGCGGCCGGCGTGGAAATGGTGGAAGCCCCGCGCCAGGCCTATAACCGCGACATCATCAGCAAGGTTGCCTTCTGCCGCGATCCCGACGGCATCCTGATCGAGCTCGTCGAGCGCTGA
- a CDS encoding GntR family transcriptional regulator produces MKQGAAEAGQAGVKDAAYDLFQDALMSGQLRPGQMVSQRALVDMLNLSIGALRELLPRLQAEGLVSVLPQRGILIPAIDLSMIRNTFQMRAALEREAVIHAVREMSDTVLESQRKLHMDIVEAVKKAPTPELLARGQEIDTGFHNLLISATDNELLRNAYNINAIRMRLIKLDRIRLNETVLPEAFGDHLAVIDAIQKRDRIAAIDAMDKHVRNARNRALQL; encoded by the coding sequence ATGAAACAGGGTGCGGCCGAGGCCGGTCAGGCGGGCGTCAAGGACGCCGCCTACGACCTTTTTCAGGATGCGCTGATGAGCGGGCAGCTCAGGCCCGGCCAGATGGTCTCCCAGCGTGCGCTGGTGGACATGCTGAACCTTTCGATCGGCGCGCTGCGCGAGCTTCTGCCGCGGCTTCAGGCCGAGGGGCTCGTCAGCGTGCTGCCGCAGCGCGGCATCCTGATTCCGGCGATCGACCTGTCGATGATTCGCAACACGTTCCAGATGCGCGCGGCCCTTGAGCGCGAGGCGGTGATCCACGCGGTCAGGGAGATGTCCGACACCGTGCTTGAAAGTCAGCGGAAGCTGCATATGGATATCGTCGAGGCGGTGAAAAAGGCGCCGACGCCGGAGCTTCTGGCGCGCGGCCAGGAGATCGATACCGGCTTCCACAACCTGCTGATCTCCGCCACCGACAACGAGCTTTTGCGCAATGCCTACAACATCAACGCCATCCGCATGCGCCTGATCAAGCTCGACCGGATACGGCTCAACGAGACCGTGCTGCCGGAAGCCTTCGGCGATCACCTGGCGGTGATCGACGCCATCCAGAAACGCGACCGAATCGCCGCCATCGATGCGATGGACAAGCATGTGCGCAATGCCCGAAACCGCGCGCTTCAACTTTGA
- a CDS encoding TRAP transporter small permease encodes MAARDKANALRKWGIFLKGVADTIGALFFLSAFVGFIIQIFYRYVMNRPLLWIEEFTMIAFVWAVFWAAAFCVPIREHVSFDVVYDIVPERTRRLFTMFSMVMLIAAFALLIPYTWDYLDFLTRKKSSVLRIPMNLVYGCYLLFLFGFTVQAIWRLMRLFGPKWTEEI; translated from the coding sequence ATGGCGGCCCGAGACAAAGCCAATGCCCTGCGAAAGTGGGGCATTTTTCTAAAAGGCGTCGCGGACACGATCGGCGCCCTGTTCTTTCTTTCGGCCTTTGTCGGCTTCATCATCCAGATCTTCTACCGCTACGTGATGAACCGGCCGCTTCTGTGGATCGAGGAATTCACCATGATCGCCTTCGTCTGGGCGGTCTTCTGGGCGGCGGCGTTTTGCGTGCCGATCCGCGAGCACGTCTCCTTCGACGTTGTCTACGACATCGTCCCGGAGCGCACGCGGCGGCTTTTCACCATGTTTTCCATGGTCATGCTCATCGCCGCCTTCGCCCTGCTGATCCCCTATACCTGGGACTATCTCGATTTTCTGACACGCAAGAAGAGCTCGGTTCTCCGCATTCCGATGAACCTGGTCTATGGCTGCTACCTGCTGTTCCTGTTCGGTTTTACCGTGCAGGCGATCTGGCGGCTCATGCGTCTTTTCGGGCCGAAATGGACCGAAGAGATCTGA
- a CDS encoding ABC transporter substrate-binding protein: MAVSRRKFLTTTGGLALAAGLPLPALAQDRSIRHFWWGNPERDRRTFEVIEVFDKNHPGISVSGETIGWGDYWTKMATQTAGRNMADLVQMDYRFLFEYVRRGALQELDPFIGNGLDLSNFDKGPLQGGMVDGKLYALNIGSNSQVFVYNETIFEEAGVADTDVINWTWDQFADVCKTITEATGGKVKGSDDCSVVLEVCEVWIRQNGSSFFGPEGDVTVTPDIIADYWQFWRDLRDAGVLRSADKSLDANLPMSDVGIVAGDTAISNFWSNQIVGVQALMQDPVGAAMVPHKEGGDPGQFIKPSMFMSLTRDSEDPEAAIMYMNDWINNPEATKILGLERGIPANPDVRAALAPDFTPAEKVSVDYFNAIQDKVGPLPPPEPKGAGEVRDAFIRAATNVVLGDIAPQQAAEVFVDDAQAIIDRAR; this comes from the coding sequence ATGGCCGTTTCACGTAGAAAATTTCTGACCACCACGGGCGGACTGGCGCTGGCCGCCGGCCTGCCGCTGCCGGCCCTTGCCCAGGACCGCAGCATCCGCCATTTCTGGTGGGGCAATCCCGAGCGCGACAGGCGGACCTTTGAGGTGATCGAGGTCTTTGACAAGAACCATCCTGGCATTTCCGTGTCGGGCGAGACCATCGGCTGGGGCGACTACTGGACCAAGATGGCCACCCAGACCGCGGGCCGCAACATGGCCGACCTGGTGCAGATGGACTACCGCTTCCTGTTCGAATATGTGCGTCGCGGCGCGCTGCAGGAGCTCGATCCCTTCATCGGCAACGGCCTTGATCTCTCGAATTTCGACAAGGGGCCGCTGCAGGGCGGCATGGTCGACGGCAAGCTTTACGCCCTCAATATCGGCTCCAACAGCCAGGTTTTCGTCTACAACGAGACGATCTTCGAGGAAGCCGGTGTTGCCGACACGGATGTGATCAACTGGACCTGGGACCAGTTCGCCGATGTCTGCAAGACGATCACCGAGGCGACCGGCGGCAAGGTCAAGGGCTCCGACGACTGCTCGGTGGTTCTCGAAGTCTGCGAAGTCTGGATCCGTCAGAACGGCAGCAGTTTCTTCGGGCCCGAGGGCGACGTCACCGTCACGCCGGATATCATCGCGGATTACTGGCAGTTCTGGCGCGATCTGAGAGACGCCGGCGTCCTTCGCTCCGCAGACAAGTCGCTTGATGCCAACCTGCCGATGTCCGACGTCGGCATCGTCGCAGGCGATACCGCGATCTCCAATTTCTGGTCGAACCAGATCGTCGGCGTTCAGGCGCTGATGCAGGACCCGGTCGGCGCCGCCATGGTGCCGCACAAGGAAGGCGGCGATCCCGGCCAGTTCATCAAGCCTTCGATGTTCATGAGCCTGACGCGCGACAGCGAGGATCCGGAAGCCGCGATCATGTACATGAACGACTGGATCAACAATCCGGAGGCGACCAAGATCCTCGGCCTGGAACGCGGTATCCCGGCCAATCCGGACGTCCGTGCGGCGCTGGCGCCCGACTTCACGCCGGCCGAAAAGGTCTCGGTGGATTACTTCAACGCCATCCAGGACAAGGTCGGCCCGCTGCCGCCGCCCGAGCCGAAGGGCGCCGGCGAAGTGCGCGATGCCTTCATCCGCGCCGCCACCAATGTGGTGCTCGGCGACATCGCGCCGCAGCAGGCGGCCGAAGTGTTCGTTGACGATGCCCAGGCGATCATCGATCGCGCCCGCTGA
- a CDS encoding sialic acid TRAP transporter substrate-binding protein SiaP, whose product MKKSLIAKALLCSVFIAAPALAQDPIELKMTVPSVPTDLHTKALHVFAEEIEKEMPGAFDVQIYDSGSLFGQGADLDALQRGNAEMTYVSYQLIADALPQYGLLTAGYLFQSPEHYRAFLASDIGTEFKQTVSDEMDIKLLDACYLGTRQLNLRDEMDIQTPDDLAGVKLRMPSSDAWLFLGQALGANPTPLPFGEVYLGLQTGTIDAQDNPLPTVEAAKFYEVTDQITLTSHLVDAINFSVSNIFWDELDDAQKEAVTKAATAACDWNNAERVKVEQDLVAFFEGEGLVVTTPDVDAFRAHVQEAYMNSPRAADWPEGWIEQINQLAE is encoded by the coding sequence TTGAAGAAGTCACTTATCGCCAAGGCTCTGCTGTGCTCCGTATTCATCGCGGCGCCCGCCCTGGCCCAGGATCCGATCGAACTGAAGATGACCGTGCCGAGCGTGCCGACCGACCTGCACACCAAGGCGCTGCACGTCTTCGCTGAAGAAATCGAAAAGGAGATGCCGGGCGCTTTCGACGTGCAGATCTATGATTCGGGCTCGCTGTTCGGCCAGGGCGCCGATCTCGACGCGCTGCAGCGCGGCAACGCGGAAATGACCTATGTGTCGTACCAGCTGATTGCCGACGCTCTGCCGCAATACGGCCTTCTGACGGCCGGCTACCTGTTCCAGAGCCCGGAACACTACCGCGCCTTCCTGGCAAGCGATATCGGAACGGAGTTCAAGCAGACTGTCTCCGACGAAATGGACATCAAGCTTCTCGACGCCTGCTATCTTGGTACGCGCCAGCTGAACCTGCGCGATGAGATGGACATCCAGACCCCGGACGATCTTGCCGGCGTGAAGCTGCGCATGCCAAGCTCGGATGCATGGCTGTTCCTCGGCCAGGCGCTCGGCGCCAACCCGACGCCGCTGCCCTTCGGCGAGGTCTATCTCGGCCTCCAGACCGGCACGATCGATGCCCAGGACAACCCGCTGCCGACCGTCGAGGCGGCGAAATTCTACGAAGTCACCGACCAGATCACGCTCACCTCGCATCTTGTCGACGCGATCAACTTCTCCGTCTCCAACATCTTCTGGGATGAACTGGACGATGCGCAGAAGGAAGCCGTCACCAAGGCCGCCACGGCGGCCTGCGACTGGAACAATGCCGAGCGCGTGAAGGTGGAACAGGACCTCGTTGCCTTCTTCGAAGGCGAAGGCCTGGTCGTCACGACGCCGGATGTCGACGCGTTCCGCGCCCATGTCCAGGAGGCCTACATGAATTCGCCGCGCGCGGCGGACTGGCCCGAAGGCTGGATCGAACAGATCAACCAGCTGGCCGAGTGA
- a CDS encoding alpha-L-rhamnosidase, protein MLKPLNLRVAALEDASGLNGELPRFSWTLSGDAKAQQAFRVVAGSNLDDLAEGRGDLFDSGRREGSWPGMVWDGAPPASDRAVWWSVALWDEDGQGSGFAPPVRFFTGLRAEDWEAEWIARYFVLPAGRDVPQGNRYDNRFQARPADYLRRAVALDEKPVRVLAYVTALGLYEFFINGARVGDHVMAPGWTDYHTRVEYQTFDVTDMFAAGENVIGVILGEGWYSGRIGHNQRRAGNHYGGRPAFKCQIHLQYADGRVEKITSDGSWQTAQGPILYSDFLAGEAYDARLEIEGWDKAGFDAAAWQPVEAFIPEPGAPLIDAQRVQPAREVARFEGRFLHEKGGMRIYDFSQNLAGYAELRVKAPAGTVFRLRFAERLAEDGALYLDNMRYAVNEDIYIAGGKGEEAFKPRFTFRGFQYAGLVIEGAAESEPEITAIAIQTDTPVRGRIETGNPLVNQLLSNIVWGQRGNFLSVPTDCPQRDERYGWSADAQVFWRTAGYNMDVEAFLNKWMVDLADGQSPEGAFPDVAPTKPLNPYRLTPQPGAPGWGDAPIIMAWHHFMRYGDRDLLVGNYDRFVAWMDYIEAANPDGLRINRNNNNYGDWLNVGPKTDPFLVASAYWVHLADLMEKIASVTGRDRARWTALGARLRKAFVEAYWRDGRLISDTQTAYLLALDFAILPEALRGAAASRLKALFEAADWHLQTGFLGVRHVCPVVADHIGPARAVDLLLKETYPSWGFSIAHGATTIWERWDGWTPEGGFQSPNMNSFNHYAYGAVGEWIWSRLAGIDWSEAGPGYAHVMARPVFDRRIGHVTAAYEARTGTVESRWRIDGESGAWELVLPPSVTADVELPEGLGAVTVDDAPFAGRHLRLASGAHRFRFVLPG, encoded by the coding sequence ATGCTGAAACCCTTGAACCTGCGCGTTGCGGCCCTTGAGGACGCAAGCGGGCTGAACGGCGAATTGCCGCGGTTTTCGTGGACCCTGAGCGGCGATGCGAAGGCGCAACAGGCCTTCCGGGTGGTCGCGGGCAGCAACCTTGATGACCTGGCGGAGGGGCGGGGCGACCTCTTCGACAGCGGCAGGCGAGAGGGCAGTTGGCCGGGGATGGTCTGGGACGGCGCGCCGCCCGCCTCCGACCGCGCCGTCTGGTGGTCGGTCGCGCTTTGGGACGAGGACGGGCAGGGTTCGGGTTTCGCTCCGCCTGTCCGTTTTTTCACCGGGCTTCGGGCCGAGGACTGGGAAGCGGAGTGGATAGCGCGCTATTTTGTGCTGCCCGCCGGCCGCGACGTGCCGCAGGGCAACCGCTACGACAACCGGTTTCAGGCGCGGCCTGCCGATTATCTGCGCCGGGCCGTGGCACTGGACGAAAAGCCGGTGCGCGTCCTTGCCTATGTGACGGCGCTCGGTCTCTACGAGTTTTTCATCAACGGCGCCCGCGTTGGCGACCATGTGATGGCGCCGGGCTGGACGGATTACCACACCCGCGTCGAATACCAGACCTTCGATGTGACGGACATGTTCGCTGCCGGCGAAAATGTTATCGGCGTGATCCTCGGCGAGGGCTGGTATTCCGGTCGCATCGGCCACAATCAGCGTCGCGCCGGCAATCACTATGGCGGCCGCCCGGCCTTCAAATGCCAGATCCACCTGCAATATGCCGATGGGCGCGTGGAGAAGATCACCAGCGATGGAAGCTGGCAGACAGCGCAAGGCCCGATCCTTTACAGCGATTTCCTGGCCGGTGAGGCCTATGATGCGCGCCTCGAGATCGAGGGCTGGGACAAGGCCGGTTTCGATGCGGCCGCCTGGCAACCGGTCGAGGCCTTCATCCCCGAGCCCGGCGCGCCGCTCATTGATGCACAGCGCGTGCAGCCCGCCCGCGAGGTGGCGCGGTTCGAAGGTCGCTTCCTCCACGAAAAGGGCGGCATGCGGATCTATGATTTCTCGCAAAACCTTGCCGGCTATGCCGAACTCAGGGTGAAGGCTCCGGCAGGCACCGTCTTCCGCCTGCGCTTTGCCGAGCGGCTGGCCGAGGATGGCGCGCTCTACCTCGACAATATGCGCTACGCGGTGAACGAGGATATCTACATCGCCGGGGGCAAGGGCGAGGAGGCGTTCAAGCCGCGCTTCACCTTCCGGGGCTTCCAGTATGCGGGTCTCGTCATCGAGGGCGCGGCGGAGAGCGAGCCGGAAATCACCGCGATCGCCATCCAGACCGACACGCCGGTGCGCGGCAGGATCGAAACCGGCAACCCGCTGGTCAATCAGCTTCTGTCGAATATCGTCTGGGGCCAGCGCGGCAATTTCCTTTCCGTTCCCACCGATTGCCCGCAGCGCGACGAGCGCTATGGCTGGTCGGCGGATGCACAGGTTTTCTGGCGCACGGCCGGCTACAACATGGATGTCGAGGCCTTCCTCAACAAATGGATGGTGGATCTTGCCGACGGACAGTCGCCGGAAGGGGCCTTTCCCGATGTCGCGCCGACCAAGCCGCTCAATCCCTATCGGCTGACCCCCCAGCCCGGCGCGCCCGGCTGGGGCGATGCGCCAATCATCATGGCCTGGCATCATTTCATGCGCTATGGCGACCGGGATCTCCTTGTCGGAAATTATGATCGTTTCGTGGCATGGATGGACTATATCGAGGCCGCCAATCCGGACGGCCTGCGCATCAACCGCAACAACAACAATTACGGCGACTGGCTGAACGTCGGCCCGAAGACCGATCCCTTCCTGGTGGCGAGCGCCTACTGGGTGCATCTCGCCGATCTGATGGAGAAGATCGCGAGCGTGACCGGGCGGGACAGGGCTCGCTGGACGGCATTGGGCGCGCGCCTGCGAAAGGCCTTTGTCGAGGCTTATTGGCGCGACGGCAGGCTGATCTCCGATACGCAGACGGCCTATCTGCTGGCGCTCGACTTCGCCATCCTGCCCGAGGCCCTGCGCGGGGCTGCGGCCTCTCGTCTCAAGGCGCTTTTCGAGGCGGCGGACTGGCACCTGCAGACCGGCTTTCTTGGCGTGCGCCATGTCTGCCCGGTGGTTGCCGATCATATCGGGCCGGCGCGCGCGGTCGATCTGCTGCTGAAGGAAACCTATCCCTCCTGGGGCTTTTCGATTGCCCACGGAGCGACGACGATCTGGGAGCGCTGGGACGGATGGACGCCGGAAGGCGGCTTCCAGAGCCCGAACATGAACTCCTTCAACCATTATGCCTATGGCGCGGTCGGCGAGTGGATCTGGTCGCGCCTTGCCGGCATCGACTGGAGCGAGGCGGGACCGGGCTACGCCCACGTCATGGCGCGCCCGGTTTTCGACCGCCGCATCGGCCACGTGACGGCAGCCTACGAGGCGCGCACGGGCACGGTGGAAAGCCGCTGGCGGATCGACGGAGAGAGCGGCGCATGGGAACTGGTCCTGCCGCCCTCCGTCACGGCGGATGTCGAGCTGCCCGAGGGGCTTGGCGCCGTGACAGTCGACGATGCGCCGTTTGCGGGGCGTCATCTTCGCCTCGCTTCCGGCGCGCACCGCTTCCGTTTCGTCCTTCCCGGCTGA
- a CDS encoding TRAP transporter large permease, with the protein MAFLSEHALIVMLVIMVTITITGLPFGISMIVASIFYLFLAGRDVGLAAENVLNGVFGNFVALAVPLFIFAANVMNEGKISDRLLDFALAVVGRLPGGLAQVNIFTSLIFSGMSGSAISDAAGVGKIITEMMMKEGRYPRGFAGALTAASAVVGPIFPPSIPMVFYALISSTSVGVLFLGGVVPAILMCTVMAVAVGIMAKVRGFPIEQAVPLRALPLIIIRAFPALLMPIILLGGIYSGIFTPTEAAAVSALYALLLAVFAYRVLGLRSFWNVVVASMKTTAVVTMVLCGAFIFNYVITVERVPQAVFHLFESFQLETWQFLILLNILYLLLGCILDVSTIMLVVTPLFIPTAAALGIDLNHLGIVLVFNMMIGLITPPYGILLFIIKALNGIPLSEMIRETWFFMAILITMLLALTFIPSLSLWLPRAAGML; encoded by the coding sequence ATGGCATTTCTTTCCGAGCATGCGCTGATCGTCATGCTGGTCATCATGGTGACGATCACCATCACCGGGTTGCCCTTCGGCATCTCGATGATCGTCGCCAGCATCTTCTACCTGTTTCTCGCCGGCCGCGATGTCGGGCTTGCCGCCGAGAACGTTCTGAATGGTGTGTTCGGCAATTTCGTCGCGCTTGCCGTGCCCCTCTTCATCTTTGCCGCCAATGTGATGAACGAGGGCAAGATTTCCGACAGGCTGCTGGACTTCGCGCTCGCGGTCGTCGGCCGGCTTCCCGGCGGCCTGGCCCAGGTCAACATCTTCACCAGTCTGATCTTTTCCGGCATGAGCGGATCGGCGATTTCGGACGCCGCCGGCGTCGGCAAGATCATCACCGAGATGATGATGAAGGAGGGCCGCTATCCGCGCGGGTTCGCCGGCGCGCTGACGGCCGCCTCCGCGGTCGTCGGGCCGATCTTCCCGCCGTCGATCCCGATGGTGTTCTATGCGCTGATCTCATCGACGTCGGTCGGCGTACTCTTCCTCGGCGGCGTCGTGCCGGCGATCCTGATGTGCACCGTCATGGCGGTCGCCGTCGGCATCATGGCCAAGGTCCGCGGCTTCCCGATCGAACAGGCCGTGCCGCTCCGCGCCCTGCCGCTGATCATCATCCGCGCCTTCCCGGCGCTCTTGATGCCGATCATCCTGCTCGGCGGCATCTATTCGGGCATCTTCACCCCGACCGAGGCAGCCGCCGTTTCGGCGCTCTACGCCCTTCTTCTGGCGGTCTTCGCCTATCGGGTGCTCGGCCTGCGTTCCTTCTGGAACGTGGTCGTCGCCAGCATGAAGACCACGGCGGTCGTCACCATGGTGCTCTGCGGCGCCTTCATCTTCAATTACGTGATCACCGTCGAGCGCGTGCCCCAGGCCGTCTTCCACCTGTTCGAGAGCTTCCAGCTGGAGACCTGGCAGTTTCTGATCCTGCTCAACATCCTCTACCTCCTGCTCGGCTGCATCCTCGATGTCTCGACGATCATGCTGGTGGTCACCCCGCTGTTCATCCCCACGGCGGCAGCGCTCGGCATCGACCTCAATCATCTGGGCATCGTTTTGGTCTTCAACATGATGATCGGGCTGATCACCCCGCCCTACGGCATCCTTCTGTTCATCATCAAGGCACTGAACGGGATACCCTTGTCGGAGATGATCCGGGAGACCTGGTTCTTCATGGCGATCCTGATCACCATGCTGCTCGCGCTCACCTTCATCCCGAGCCTCAGCCTTTGGCTGCCGCGCGCCGCCGGCATGCTCTGA
- a CDS encoding ABC transporter substrate-binding protein — MVVSRRTFLTVSGGLALGAGLPAAPAWAQQKSIRHFWWGNPERDRRTFAYIDWFQQAHSDIAVSGETIGWGDYWAKMATQTAGRNMADIVQMPYIYLHEYVQRGALVPLDDYLGNGIDVGFYDEGALDSGMVDGMLYGINIGATSQVIPYNQRVFDEAGVAFDRFGWTTDTFADACQKITDATEGAVTGSEDLSLYIENFEVWGRENGHDLYSKDGELQVTAEDVGSYWRFWTDLRKAGIIEGPNATVRVDKPMSDLGIVSGTTATTFRYANQAVAVQSLMQDPVGLAMVPRRAGMAYGQYILPSMYLSISRDAENIDAVLAYINDWVSSPDAIRVLGIDRGIPPSAMGRDALMPVLSDTEAKVVDYYAGIQGKVGPVPNPAPKGVGEVRDSFMRTGTDVVLGYVSPEDGAARFVEDATAILERARM, encoded by the coding sequence ATGGTTGTTTCTCGCAGGACTTTCTTGACGGTTTCGGGCGGCTTGGCGCTTGGCGCCGGCTTGCCGGCTGCTCCGGCCTGGGCGCAGCAAAAGAGCATCCGCCACTTCTGGTGGGGCAATCCGGAGCGCGACAGGCGCACCTTCGCCTATATCGACTGGTTTCAGCAGGCCCACTCCGATATTGCGGTGTCCGGCGAAACCATCGGCTGGGGAGATTACTGGGCCAAGATGGCGACGCAGACGGCCGGCCGGAACATGGCTGACATTGTGCAGATGCCTTATATCTACCTGCACGAATATGTTCAGCGCGGCGCGCTCGTCCCGCTCGATGACTATCTCGGAAACGGCATCGATGTGGGCTTCTATGACGAAGGCGCGCTCGATAGCGGCATGGTCGACGGGATGCTCTATGGTATCAATATCGGCGCGACGAGCCAGGTTATTCCCTATAACCAGCGCGTTTTTGACGAGGCGGGCGTTGCGTTCGACAGGTTCGGCTGGACGACGGATACATTCGCCGATGCCTGCCAGAAGATTACGGATGCGACGGAAGGAGCCGTCACCGGCAGCGAGGATTTATCGCTTTATATCGAGAATTTCGAGGTCTGGGGCCGCGAAAATGGCCATGATCTCTATTCGAAGGACGGCGAGCTTCAGGTGACGGCCGAGGACGTCGGGTCCTATTGGCGGTTCTGGACCGACCTGCGCAAGGCGGGCATTATCGAGGGCCCGAACGCGACGGTGCGTGTCGACAAGCCGATGAGCGATCTCGGCATCGTCAGCGGCACCACGGCGACCACCTTCCGTTATGCCAATCAGGCCGTGGCCGTTCAAAGCCTGATGCAGGACCCCGTCGGTCTGGCAATGGTGCCGCGCCGCGCCGGCATGGCATACGGACAGTATATACTGCCGTCGATGTACCTCTCGATTTCCCGCGATGCCGAGAATATCGATGCCGTGCTTGCCTATATCAATGACTGGGTGTCGAGCCCGGATGCCATCCGGGTACTGGGTATCGATCGCGGTATTCCGCCGAGCGCCATGGGACGCGACGCGCTGATGCCGGTGCTCTCCGATACCGAAGCCAAGGTCGTCGATTATTACGCCGGCATTCAGGGCAAGGTCGGACCCGTGCCCAATCCTGCGCCGAAAGGGGTCGGAGAGGTCAGGGACAGTTTCATGCGGACGGGCACAGATGTCGTCCTGGGCTACGTTTCGCCCGAAGACGGAGCCGCGCGCTTTGTGGAGGACGCGACGGCTATTCTTGAGCGCGCGCGTATGTGA